A window of Haliscomenobacter hydrossis DSM 1100 contains these coding sequences:
- a CDS encoding LPS export ABC transporter periplasmic protein LptC has product MRNILTLITLAILFLQSCAGKEEQVETFSKEAVYLETINDVDMLYSDSALIRVRIRGPVMLRHLVSDDPRQEFIKGIKVDFFNATGGLAGTLTAKYAVRYEYKGLTLVRDSVVWKSVDGKKLESPELTWNERDQQVSTNRFVVVTTLKDTIRSHGFTANQDFSNIRFSAVDGSLEVKQ; this is encoded by the coding sequence ATGCGGAATATCCTTACGCTCATTACACTAGCTATTTTGTTTTTGCAAAGTTGTGCAGGTAAAGAAGAACAGGTCGAAACATTTTCGAAGGAAGCAGTATACTTGGAAACCATCAATGATGTGGACATGCTGTACAGCGATTCAGCTTTGATCCGGGTACGTATTCGTGGTCCGGTAATGCTGCGGCATTTGGTTAGTGATGACCCCCGTCAGGAATTCATCAAAGGCATCAAGGTCGATTTTTTCAACGCCACTGGAGGGCTGGCGGGCACACTTACCGCCAAATATGCCGTGCGTTACGAGTACAAGGGGCTGACCCTTGTGCGTGATAGCGTAGTATGGAAAAGTGTAGATGGCAAAAAACTGGAATCACCAGAACTCACCTGGAACGAGCGCGACCAGCAGGTATCGACGAACCGCTTTGTGGTCGTCACGACCCTCAAGGATACCATTCGTAGCCATGGCTTCACGGCCAATCAAGATTTTTCGAATATTCGCTTTAGCGCAGTGGATGGAAGTTTGGAGGTGAAGCAATAA
- a CDS encoding PKD domain-containing protein translates to MSLKLVSGILLLMSITFVVKAQTVQVTVLNGTEVRCVADSVVEVQITPNPSLEVRSITLNWGDGTAPVTIAKGDSLILSHKYNTSDYLKECAYACPLGDVGGFCMQVTVLASYTNNDLENVSKFLTYQMPPRPEIRINDNNVVCTGNEVQFNNQTCPSNDPKMEYIWDFGDGNTSVERSPKHTYMDLGNRTVQLTAKNACGTVSTSQPIRVLGEPLAMARADSGVIEVAPDRYIVCLSRGNIIRLTGAGSLNASLYTWTVSGPGRTQWLNNSNRQQISRLDIFEAGVYTVTLSVDNACMNPSTKTLTIDVKSAEGLLPLKEQEDGCISLNYRPDPLNLNATYTLNGINIAPANFPTTLPSLPSPYIVEVRLNNECGNQMRADTFYVLQPEAVAISAPSKDTTVCERTTAITLNAGPEGGRWLGENVSRQGNRSRFTPSRAGVFPLIYVRGNGTCERRDTVNVTVEADVRLNIRPQADECLDFDYTTVPLLNNAQYSLNGNPISTFPVPITVSTNRDVYTVRATFENTCGRQEALDTFVVTGALPVGITQPLLPLTQVCVGDSARMLSALPTGGTFQGNNVIQVGSGFAFNPATAGTFPIFYVRGDGSCERRDTTTFEVQARVVLSLNHQVDECNQIRYTPSPIVPNAVYSINGVRATTFPVDLGATSAPYVVEATLSDVCGTQVLTDTFFVRTPDPLKITTPARDTSVCEGSGSFALEVSALGGTWQDARFIGSQAGRFTFDPQEAGSFKIIYNNGTGTCAQQDSVTIDVQRVNLEAQAGDVCFNAATPLQGLPLGGSWSSVACPDCIVGNNFDASKLSTPLDSIEVVYTVVNSIGCMNSDAAFVRVTRPKASFQPQGNICSNRLVQIDLSGTNAERSRWLLGDIPLDPPPFQFIPAGEQQITQIALIGNCADTLSQVLTVVAPPPSAAFTPSVTEGCSPINISFSPNEPQRDGLTYTWNFGRSAGDSLTTYLPDSTFTFTNDSTIFLRYTVTLNIVNQCGNSIDQSEISVFPLPKARIGLDSLSNQCSPVEATITNRSTGSPDACVWDFGNGITDNTCRNVYVQRYGADTTTLEYLIRLQVSNVCGISRDSFPLTVTSPGVQTFFSLDDYNICPNKPIQFRDASTPLPTRVFWKFGDGGASQERNPTYVYRDSDTTLTVTLVAITGCGYDSLSRKINIYPLPDVNFATDRYACAQQPTTFINRSNERAAFRWDFGDGQIDSVSYSPQHRYQNGGMMANVSLTIRDFPNGCENTITKSLLVRSRPEAMFQINGDSTGCAPLSVILQNLSRNSNRWEWDFGDGKTSTLENPGTVYDTGAYDITLIASYEGVCLDTFRLDDAVNADDCGAFIPNAFSPNNDGLNDYFTVYGGPFSATKILTLRIYTRWGEMVFEKENFDMDNLSGWDGRIDGQTPIPGVYVYWVEIEQLGGRRKTYKGDVTLVR, encoded by the coding sequence ATGTCACTGAAGCTAGTTTCAGGCATTTTGCTCTTGATGTCCATCACTTTTGTTGTAAAAGCTCAAACGGTACAAGTCACCGTGCTGAATGGCACAGAAGTACGCTGTGTTGCCGACAGTGTGGTTGAGGTGCAAATTACGCCCAACCCGAGCCTGGAGGTAAGATCGATCACCCTCAATTGGGGTGACGGCACTGCTCCAGTAACCATTGCCAAAGGAGATTCCCTGATCCTCTCCCACAAATACAATACGAGCGATTATTTGAAAGAATGCGCTTACGCCTGTCCATTGGGCGATGTAGGTGGATTTTGTATGCAGGTCACCGTACTGGCCAGCTATACCAATAATGATTTAGAAAACGTCAGCAAGTTTTTGACCTACCAGATGCCCCCCCGGCCAGAGATCCGGATCAATGACAACAATGTAGTTTGTACGGGAAATGAAGTGCAGTTCAACAACCAGACTTGTCCGAGCAACGATCCCAAAATGGAATACATCTGGGATTTTGGGGATGGAAACACGAGCGTAGAACGCAGTCCCAAGCACACCTATATGGATTTGGGCAACCGGACGGTGCAACTGACTGCCAAAAACGCTTGCGGAACCGTCTCGACTTCACAACCCATTCGGGTACTTGGAGAGCCATTGGCCATGGCCAGAGCGGATTCAGGAGTTATTGAAGTGGCTCCCGATCGCTATATCGTCTGTTTGTCGCGCGGGAACATCATTCGCCTGACGGGGGCAGGCAGCTTAAATGCGAGCTTGTACACCTGGACGGTATCAGGACCGGGCAGAACCCAATGGTTAAACAACAGCAATCGCCAACAAATTAGTCGATTGGATATTTTTGAGGCGGGTGTATATACCGTGACCCTGAGCGTTGACAACGCTTGTATGAACCCCAGCACGAAAACACTGACGATTGATGTAAAATCTGCCGAGGGATTACTCCCCTTAAAGGAGCAAGAAGATGGTTGTATTTCGCTCAACTACCGCCCGGATCCACTCAATTTGAATGCCACTTACACCCTCAACGGCATCAACATTGCCCCCGCCAATTTTCCAACAACCTTGCCATCCCTGCCTTCGCCCTATATCGTAGAAGTACGGCTGAACAATGAATGTGGCAATCAAATGCGCGCCGATACCTTTTATGTCCTACAACCTGAAGCGGTAGCCATATCTGCCCCGAGCAAAGATACCACCGTATGCGAACGTACCACAGCTATTACCCTTAATGCCGGACCAGAGGGTGGACGCTGGTTGGGCGAAAACGTCAGCAGACAAGGCAATAGGAGTCGTTTTACACCAAGTCGCGCTGGAGTTTTCCCCCTAATTTATGTGCGTGGCAACGGGACTTGTGAACGACGTGATACCGTAAATGTTACTGTGGAAGCCGATGTTCGCCTTAACATTCGGCCTCAAGCGGATGAATGTCTCGATTTCGATTACACCACAGTTCCTTTGCTCAACAATGCGCAGTATAGCCTCAATGGCAATCCGATCAGTACTTTTCCAGTCCCCATTACGGTAAGCACCAACCGAGATGTGTACACAGTTCGGGCTACCTTTGAAAACACTTGTGGCCGGCAGGAGGCCCTGGATACTTTTGTGGTGACTGGTGCCCTGCCTGTAGGAATTACTCAACCGCTTTTACCGCTTACCCAGGTTTGCGTTGGCGATTCTGCCCGCATGCTGTCTGCATTGCCCACCGGAGGCACTTTTCAAGGCAACAATGTCATTCAGGTAGGCTCAGGTTTTGCCTTTAATCCTGCAACCGCAGGTACTTTTCCGATTTTCTACGTACGTGGAGACGGCAGCTGTGAACGCCGGGATACCACTACTTTTGAGGTGCAGGCTAGGGTGGTACTCAGCCTGAACCATCAAGTGGATGAATGCAATCAAATTCGTTATACTCCTTCTCCCATTGTCCCCAATGCCGTATACAGCATCAATGGTGTGCGGGCAACCACTTTCCCTGTAGATTTAGGCGCCACCTCCGCACCATACGTTGTAGAAGCCACCCTGAGTGATGTATGTGGAACGCAGGTATTGACCGACACTTTTTTTGTAAGGACTCCCGACCCCCTAAAAATCACCACCCCAGCACGCGACACCTCGGTTTGTGAAGGCTCGGGATCTTTCGCATTGGAGGTATCTGCTCTTGGAGGTACCTGGCAAGACGCCCGCTTTATTGGCAGTCAGGCCGGAAGATTTACTTTTGACCCTCAGGAAGCTGGTTCTTTTAAAATTATCTACAACAATGGAACCGGAACTTGTGCGCAACAAGACTCTGTGACCATAGATGTACAAAGGGTAAACCTGGAGGCCCAGGCTGGCGACGTTTGTTTCAATGCCGCTACGCCGCTACAGGGTTTGCCATTGGGGGGGAGTTGGAGCTCGGTAGCCTGCCCGGATTGTATTGTTGGCAACAACTTTGATGCCAGTAAACTCTCTACTCCACTGGATTCGATAGAAGTAGTTTATACCGTGGTCAACTCCATTGGGTGTATGAATTCGGATGCTGCTTTTGTGCGGGTTACCAGGCCCAAGGCCAGTTTTCAACCCCAGGGCAACATTTGTTCCAACCGATTGGTGCAGATAGATTTGAGCGGAACCAATGCGGAACGTTCGCGCTGGCTTTTGGGAGATATTCCCCTCGATCCTCCTCCTTTCCAGTTCATTCCTGCGGGAGAACAACAAATCACCCAAATCGCCCTCATTGGCAATTGTGCGGATACGCTTAGTCAAGTGCTTACCGTTGTAGCTCCTCCCCCTTCGGCGGCCTTCACGCCAAGTGTGACCGAAGGTTGTTCGCCCATAAACATTTCTTTTAGTCCCAACGAACCCCAAAGGGACGGGTTGACCTACACCTGGAATTTTGGCCGTTCAGCTGGGGATTCCCTGACTACCTATTTGCCCGATTCGACTTTTACATTCACGAACGACAGTACTATTTTTCTGCGCTACACGGTTACACTCAACATCGTGAACCAGTGTGGGAACAGCATCGACCAAAGTGAGATCTCCGTATTTCCACTCCCCAAAGCACGGATTGGGCTCGATTCTTTGAGCAACCAATGCTCGCCGGTAGAAGCGACAATTACCAATCGGTCAACCGGATCTCCGGATGCTTGTGTTTGGGATTTTGGCAATGGCATTACCGACAATACCTGCCGGAATGTATACGTCCAACGTTATGGCGCTGATACGACCACACTCGAATACCTGATTAGGCTACAAGTGAGCAATGTCTGTGGTATTTCCAGGGACTCTTTTCCCTTGACCGTGACTTCACCAGGGGTTCAGACTTTTTTCAGTTTAGACGATTACAATATTTGTCCCAATAAACCCATCCAGTTCCGCGACGCTTCCACCCCTTTACCGACCCGGGTGTTCTGGAAATTTGGCGATGGTGGAGCTTCACAGGAACGCAATCCGACTTATGTTTACCGCGATAGTGATACCACACTTACGGTTACTTTAGTCGCGATTACAGGCTGTGGCTACGACTCTTTGAGTCGAAAAATAAACATTTACCCCCTCCCGGATGTCAATTTTGCCACCGATCGGTACGCTTGTGCGCAACAGCCTACCACGTTCATCAACCGTTCCAATGAACGGGCCGCTTTCCGCTGGGATTTTGGCGATGGTCAGATTGATTCGGTTTCGTATTCTCCGCAACACCGGTACCAAAACGGTGGCATGATGGCCAATGTCAGTTTGACCATCAGGGACTTTCCCAACGGTTGTGAAAATACCATTACCAAATCGCTCTTGGTTCGATCGAGGCCAGAAGCCATGTTCCAAATCAATGGTGATTCTACGGGCTGTGCTCCACTTTCCGTGATTTTACAAAACCTTTCCCGCAACTCCAATCGCTGGGAATGGGATTTTGGCGACGGCAAGACCTCTACCCTGGAAAATCCGGGTACGGTATACGATACTGGTGCTTACGACATTACCTTGATCGCTTCCTACGAAGGGGTCTGCCTCGATACTTTCCGCCTGGATGATGCCGTAAATGCTGATGACTGCGGTGCATTTATCCCCAATGCTTTTTCGCCAAATAACGACGGATTAAACGATTATTTCACCGTTTACGGAGGGCCTTTTAGCGCAACCAAAATCCTTACGCTCCGCATTTATACCCGCTGGGGGGAGATGGTTTTTGAAAAAGAAAATTTTGATATGGACAACCTCAGCGGCTGGGATGGCCGCATTGATGGACAAACGCCGATCCCAGGCGTATACGTTTATTGGGTTGAAATAGAGCAACTGGGTGGGCGCAGAAAAACATATAAGGGTGATGTCACATTGGTGAGATAA
- a CDS encoding GH3 family domain-containing protein, which produces MSIFGALIKRGARLGQILDSRRGQRIKPIQHQIRTLRWLLRKARNTSFGRYYHFNDILNSENPIEAFKHHVPTYDYNTIYDRWWHMTLNQVPDVTWPGQVKFFALSSGTSGAPSKHIPITNDLFRFNSRAGMRMFFALSRFNVDPDIFTKDMMMLGGSTDLEQGNGYFAGDLSGINASRPPFWLRSYYKPGNKIASIRSWDERIAEIAKNAPNWDVGFIVGIPSWLQLMMEKIIEYHQVKNIHDIWPNLSVCVHGGIHFEPYRKGFEKLMARPLVYMDSYLASEGFIAIQDRPETSSMHLLMDNGIFFEFVPFNESNFDAEGNLRPSIETLTIDQVVEGEDYALLTSTSGGAWRYLIGDTVRFTDKRRSEIIITGRTKHYLSICGEHLSVDNMNRGIQHVEEELDISIPEFTVAAVEVGSFYAHKWYIGSDTSNNVEKIKALLDAKLKEINDDYRVERASVLREIEVEVIPANIFYKWHEHQGKMGGQHKFPRVMKKERFRDWEEFVRRNLVS; this is translated from the coding sequence ATGTCGATATTTGGGGCCCTGATCAAACGAGGAGCACGTTTGGGACAAATTCTGGACAGCCGCCGCGGGCAAAGAATCAAACCCATCCAACATCAGATTAGAACCTTGCGCTGGCTGTTGCGCAAAGCACGGAATACCTCGTTTGGACGATATTACCATTTCAACGATATCCTCAATAGTGAAAATCCAATTGAGGCCTTCAAACATCATGTTCCAACTTATGATTACAACACCATTTATGACCGTTGGTGGCACATGACCCTCAACCAGGTTCCTGACGTCACCTGGCCTGGCCAGGTCAAATTTTTTGCCCTGAGTTCGGGTACCTCTGGCGCACCCAGCAAGCACATTCCCATCACCAATGATCTGTTCCGATTCAATAGTCGGGCGGGAATGCGCATGTTTTTTGCGTTGTCGCGATTTAATGTCGATCCAGATATTTTCACCAAAGACATGATGATGTTGGGCGGCTCCACGGATCTGGAGCAAGGAAACGGCTATTTCGCGGGGGATTTGAGTGGAATCAACGCCAGTCGACCACCTTTTTGGTTGCGTTCGTACTACAAGCCGGGTAATAAAATTGCCAGCATTCGGAGCTGGGACGAGCGGATTGCCGAAATTGCCAAAAACGCACCCAATTGGGACGTAGGCTTTATTGTAGGCATTCCTTCCTGGTTGCAACTGATGATGGAGAAAATCATTGAGTACCATCAGGTAAAAAATATCCACGACATTTGGCCCAATTTATCGGTATGCGTACACGGAGGCATTCATTTTGAACCATATCGCAAGGGTTTTGAAAAATTGATGGCCCGACCACTGGTCTACATGGACTCCTATCTCGCTTCGGAGGGCTTCATTGCCATTCAGGATCGTCCCGAAACGAGTTCGATGCACCTCTTGATGGACAATGGCATCTTTTTTGAGTTTGTTCCTTTTAATGAAAGTAATTTTGACGCCGAAGGTAACCTGCGCCCCAGCATCGAAACCCTGACTATTGATCAGGTAGTAGAAGGAGAAGACTATGCCTTGCTCACCAGCACCAGTGGTGGCGCCTGGCGGTACCTCATTGGTGATACAGTAAGGTTTACGGACAAACGGCGCTCAGAAATCATCATTACGGGCCGCACCAAGCACTACCTGAGCATCTGCGGCGAGCACCTGTCGGTAGACAACATGAACCGGGGTATCCAACATGTGGAGGAAGAGCTGGACATCAGTATACCTGAGTTTACAGTCGCCGCCGTTGAGGTTGGCAGTTTTTATGCCCACAAATGGTACATCGGTAGTGACACCAGCAATAATGTGGAAAAAATCAAAGCCTTGCTGGATGCCAAACTCAAAGAGATCAACGACGACTATCGGGTAGAACGGGCTTCGGTGCTACGTGAAATTGAGGTAGAAGTGATTCCGGCCAATATTTTTTACAAATGGCACGAGCACCAGGGCAAGATGGGCGGGCAGCACAAGTTTCCTCGGGTGATGAAAAAAGAGCGGTTTCGGGATTGGGAGGAGTTTGTGCGGAGGAACCTGGTCAGCTAA
- a CDS encoding glycosyltransferase family 2 protein: MRMNKPSISVLMAVYNTDFVLLKRAIDSVLQQTFQDFELLIIDDGSTNDEQNLLLDYVKRHEDKITYFRHKNCGQARSINLGIFNSKGEYITILDGDDEYKPNHLEACIASLGSFDLIASNTHMIVDTEDDYYVPDRFDNTQMIHLDECIIFATLFGKKEVFADIQFKDGYAADADFYERAGQKYSQNKVDLRTYIYYRNYGDSTCDKLKKAVLSTFS, encoded by the coding sequence ATGAGAATGAATAAGCCGAGCATATCTGTCCTGATGGCTGTATACAACACCGATTTTGTGCTGCTTAAAAGGGCGATTGATTCTGTGCTCCAGCAGACTTTTCAAGACTTTGAATTGCTTATCATTGACGATGGCAGTACCAATGATGAGCAAAATTTATTGCTTGATTACGTCAAAAGGCATGAAGACAAGATCACCTACTTTCGCCACAAGAACTGTGGGCAAGCCAGATCGATCAATCTGGGCATCTTCAACAGCAAAGGAGAATACATCACCATTCTCGATGGCGATGATGAATACAAACCGAATCACCTCGAGGCATGTATTGCTTCACTGGGAAGCTTCGACTTGATTGCCTCCAACACCCATATGATCGTAGATACAGAAGATGATTATTATGTACCCGATCGGTTCGACAATACCCAGATGATCCACTTGGATGAGTGTATTATATTTGCTACCCTTTTTGGAAAAAAAGAGGTTTTTGCAGACATTCAATTTAAGGATGGATACGCTGCCGATGCAGATTTTTATGAGCGTGCCGGGCAAAAATACAGCCAAAACAAGGTAGACTTAAGAACCTACATTTACTATCGAAACTATGGGGATAGTACTTGTGACAAGCTGAAGAAAGCCGTTTTGTCCACCTTTTCCTAG
- a CDS encoding LysE family translocator: protein MNMLFDGIKIGLILGFMIGPIFFALVQTSVEEGFRAGAMVALGIWLSDFLFVLAVYFGVSYLAEIVNTQSFTLILGIGGSILLAGFGLASLLTIPKGLLTNTVPEYKRSSSYPSLFVKGFLINTINPFTVFFWTSLMGTVVIKDGFDGNQASTFFGGVLGTIILTDLLKVILAKKIRYSLRPVHLLWLRRISGGALIVFGVVLLVRVLLLVGW from the coding sequence ATGAACATGCTCTTTGACGGCATAAAAATAGGACTCATCCTTGGCTTTATGATTGGCCCCATCTTTTTCGCATTGGTTCAAACCAGTGTTGAGGAGGGATTTCGCGCGGGCGCAATGGTCGCATTAGGCATTTGGCTGAGTGATTTTTTATTTGTACTGGCGGTGTACTTCGGGGTGTCTTACCTTGCCGAGATTGTCAACACCCAAAGTTTTACGTTGATTCTGGGTATTGGGGGCAGTATTTTATTGGCCGGTTTTGGGCTTGCCTCTCTGCTGACCATTCCCAAAGGGCTATTGACCAATACCGTGCCCGAGTACAAACGCAGTTCAAGTTATCCATCGCTCTTTGTCAAAGGTTTTTTGATCAATACCATCAATCCTTTCACGGTGTTCTTTTGGACCAGTTTGATGGGCACGGTAGTGATCAAAGATGGATTTGATGGGAATCAGGCTTCCACCTTTTTTGGAGGAGTACTTGGAACGATTATTTTAACCGACCTGCTCAAGGTGATTTTGGCTAAAAAGATCAGGTATTCCCTGCGCCCGGTTCATTTGCTTTGGTTGAGAAGGATCTCGGGGGGAGCCTTGATTGTATTTGGGGTGGTATTATTGGTGCGGGTCTTACTTTTGGTAGGCTGGTAG
- a CDS encoding single-stranded DNA-binding protein, with amino-acid sequence MVNRVILIGNLGKDPEVRSLENGAMVAKFSLATGESYRDKEGNWQEQTEWHDIIVWRAVAERAEKSLKKGMTIYLEGKLTHRTWQDKDSNNRKTTEIVADYFRIVKNSSGANGASFPSEKDDPNNRNNVSNVSDAPMPTASEELPVTADDDLPF; translated from the coding sequence ATGGTTAATCGCGTAATTCTCATTGGTAATTTGGGAAAAGACCCCGAAGTTCGTAGCTTAGAAAATGGTGCCATGGTCGCCAAATTCTCCCTGGCTACCGGTGAAAGCTATCGGGACAAAGAAGGCAATTGGCAGGAGCAGACCGAATGGCACGACATCATCGTTTGGCGGGCAGTGGCCGAACGGGCCGAAAAAAGCCTCAAAAAAGGGATGACGATCTATTTGGAAGGTAAACTGACCCACCGTACTTGGCAAGACAAGGACAGCAACAACCGCAAAACCACCGAAATTGTGGCTGATTATTTCCGGATCGTTAAAAATAGTTCAGGAGCCAATGGAGCTTCTTTCCCTTCTGAAAAAGATGATCCGAACAATCGCAACAATGTTTCCAACGTTAGTGATGCACCGATGCCGACCGCTTCGGAAGAATTACCAGTAACGGCAGATGATGATTTGCCATTTTAG
- the obgE gene encoding GTPase ObgE, producing the protein MAEQNFVDYVKICCRSGAGGAGSVHFLQDKHTSMGGPDGGDGGRGGHIILRGNRNVWTLLALKYRKHVIASPGVNGRGANSSGADGEDVILDVPLGTVAKDAETGEIEFEITEHDEIRIIAPGGRGGKGNAFFKSPTNQTPRHAQPGEPGREEWKILELKVLADVGLVGFPNAGKSTLLSVVSAAKPKIGDYPFTTLTPNLGIVSYRDEKSFVMADIPGIIEHANEGKGLGLRFLRHIERNSTLLFMVPADTDDINREYTILLRELELYNPELLDKPRVLAITKSDLIDEELKKLLQPTIPKDIPYVYISAVAEQGLMELKDLLWESINSVPKDTFNQHIANPHRMMHGSRSKSSEEE; encoded by the coding sequence GTGGCTGAACAGAACTTTGTAGATTATGTGAAAATTTGTTGCCGTTCTGGCGCAGGGGGAGCTGGCTCTGTTCATTTTTTGCAAGACAAACACACCTCAATGGGCGGACCTGATGGCGGCGATGGCGGTCGGGGAGGTCACATCATTTTACGGGGAAACCGCAACGTGTGGACCCTCCTGGCACTCAAATACCGCAAGCACGTGATTGCCAGCCCTGGTGTCAATGGCCGGGGGGCCAATAGCTCCGGAGCAGATGGCGAAGACGTCATTCTGGATGTTCCGCTAGGTACAGTGGCCAAAGACGCCGAAACGGGCGAGATCGAGTTTGAGATTACGGAGCACGATGAAATAAGAATCATTGCTCCCGGAGGCCGTGGAGGAAAGGGCAATGCCTTCTTTAAATCCCCAACCAACCAAACACCGCGCCATGCCCAACCCGGCGAACCAGGCCGCGAAGAATGGAAAATTTTGGAATTAAAGGTTTTGGCCGATGTTGGCCTGGTCGGTTTCCCCAATGCGGGAAAGTCCACTTTGTTGTCAGTCGTATCGGCAGCCAAGCCTAAAATTGGCGATTATCCTTTTACTACGTTGACGCCCAATTTGGGGATCGTGTCTTACCGGGACGAAAAGTCCTTCGTTATGGCAGACATTCCCGGGATCATCGAACATGCCAACGAGGGCAAGGGCTTGGGTTTACGTTTTTTGCGGCACATTGAACGCAACTCTACGTTGCTCTTTATGGTGCCAGCAGATACCGACGACATCAACCGGGAGTACACTATCCTGCTGCGGGAATTGGAGCTGTACAATCCAGAACTCTTGGACAAACCCCGCGTGTTGGCCATTACCAAATCGGACTTGATTGATGAAGAACTGAAAAAATTGTTGCAACCGACCATTCCTAAGGATATTCCCTATGTCTATATTTCAGCAGTAGCAGAGCAAGGACTCATGGAACTGAAGGATTTGTTGTGGGAAAGCATCAATTCTGTACCCAAGGATACCTTCAACCAACACATCGCCAATCCGCATCGCATGATGCACGGGTCTCGTTCGAAATCTTCGGAAGAAGAATAG
- a CDS encoding adenylate kinase, translating to MINLILFGPPGSGKGTQAAKLVDKYQLLHISTGDLFRYEIGNSTPLGLEAKSYMDRGMLVPDSVTIGMLRNKVEANPDVAGYIFDGFPRTIPQSEALNALMSEKGQRISKLIMLQVSDEELVERLKERGKTSGRPDDANEEVIRKRIDVYKAETSPVFDFYAEYGRSIKINGVGGIEEIFDRLCAEIDSL from the coding sequence ATGATCAATTTGATACTCTTCGGTCCTCCAGGATCAGGGAAAGGCACCCAAGCGGCTAAACTGGTTGATAAGTATCAGCTCTTGCACATCTCTACAGGTGATCTTTTTCGGTACGAAATTGGCAACAGTACTCCCCTTGGCCTGGAAGCAAAAAGCTACATGGACCGAGGGATGTTGGTACCCGACTCGGTTACCATCGGGATGTTGCGCAATAAAGTTGAAGCCAACCCGGATGTTGCAGGGTATATTTTTGATGGCTTTCCCCGAACCATTCCGCAAAGTGAAGCCCTTAATGCGCTGATGAGCGAGAAAGGCCAGCGCATTTCCAAATTGATCATGCTTCAGGTTTCAGATGAAGAACTGGTAGAACGCCTGAAAGAACGGGGAAAAACCTCAGGCCGTCCTGATGACGCCAATGAAGAGGTGATTCGCAAACGCATTGACGTGTACAAAGCAGAAACATCACCCGTTTTTGACTTTTATGCTGAATATGGACGTTCAATCAAGATCAATGGTGTTGGAGGAATAGAAGAAATTTTTGACCGCCTTTGTGCGGAGATTGATAGTCTTTAA
- a CDS encoding C40 family peptidase yields the protein MLEVLTTCLALANCAPTTLNLTSIPADLPTTVAEAEKRLRKDVLDYAQLYMGLPYRYGGTSPVSGFDCSGFTSYIMAHFKVSISRSSRDQEGQGEKIDLNEAQPGDLLFFRRSANSRVFHVAMVYSNDQDGLKFIHSCCSKGIAIDNLKESSYWSAKSVSARRIVHKADLVSLYGPQIMQVAPAPTATQVVTAQLEAKVESIGLIAGIETRCFEAGPNR from the coding sequence ATGCTAGAAGTATTAACTACTTGTTTAGCCTTAGCGAATTGTGCACCTACAACGCTTAACCTAACAAGCATTCCTGCCGATCTACCGACAACGGTGGCAGAAGCAGAGAAGCGACTCAGGAAAGATGTTCTTGATTATGCGCAACTCTACATGGGTCTTCCTTACCGGTATGGAGGTACCTCACCTGTTTCAGGTTTCGATTGCTCCGGATTTACGTCCTACATTATGGCTCATTTCAAAGTGAGCATTTCGCGCTCTTCCCGTGATCAGGAAGGTCAAGGCGAAAAAATCGATCTCAACGAAGCACAGCCTGGCGATTTACTCTTCTTCCGGCGTTCCGCCAATAGCAGGGTATTTCACGTAGCCATGGTATATTCTAATGACCAGGATGGACTGAAATTCATCCACAGCTGCTGCTCTAAAGGTATTGCGATCGATAACCTGAAAGAATCAAGTTACTGGAGCGCCAAAAGCGTTTCTGCACGAAGAATTGTTCACAAAGCTGATTTGGTGTCCCTTTATGGCCCCCAAATCATGCAGGTGGCTCCTGCACCTACTGCCACTCAGGTGGTAACTGCTCAGCTCGAAGCAAAGGTCGAATCAATTGGGCTTATTGCCGGAATTGAGACACGGTGCTTCGAAGCAGGACCAAACCGGTAA